The following DNA comes from Buttiauxella agrestis.
CAGCGCCAGCAGCTTTAGCTGCTTCAGCGTTAGGGCCTTGGGCAAATACGGCTACGCGAACTGAACGGCCAGTACCGTGCGGCAGTACAGTTGCACCACGTACGTTCTGGTCAGATTTACGAGCGTCGATGCCGAGGTTTACAGCAACGTCAACGCTTTCTACAAATTTCGCAGTGGCCAGCTCTTTCAGCAGGGCAACGGCTTCGTTGATGTCATACTGTTTAGTTACATCAACTTTGTCACGGATCACGCGCATGCGCTTGGTCAGTTTAGCCATTTCTTAATCCTCCACTACCAGGCCCATGGAACGAGCAGTACCTTCGATGGAGCGAGTCATCGCTTCAACGTCAGAACCAGTCATGTCCGCAGCTTTGGTTTCTGCGATTTCACGCACCTGAGCACGGGTCACTTTACCCACTTTGTCTTTGTTCGGCTTACCGGAACCAGACTTGATACCCGCAGCTTTCTTCAACAGAACAGCAGCCGGTGGAGTTTTAGTAACGAAGGTGAAAGAACGGTCAGCATAAACGGTAATAACAACCGGAATTGGCAGACCTTTCTCCAGGGATTCAGTTTTTGCGTTGAACGCTTTACAGAATTCCATGATGTTCACACCTTGCTGACCCAGAGCTGGACCAACTGGTGGACTTGGGTTCGCCATACCAGCTGCAACTTGCAGCTTGACGTAGGCTTGTACTTTCTTAGCCATCTTAATTTCCTCTAGTGGGTTATAGCGCCTTACAGAATGAAGGCTCCCCGTGAATAAATCGTTTTACGTGTACGAGACCCGTAAAAACAAAAGGCGCGAAATTGTAGTCCAATCTCGCGCCTTGTGCAACGAATAATCGCTGCTTTTACAACCTGATTATTAGGCTTTCTCTACTTGAGCAAAATCAAGCTCAACCGGCGTAGCACGACCGAAGATAGATACAGAAACCTTCAAGCGGCTCTTTTCGTAATCTACTTCTTCAACTACACCGTTAAAGTCTGCAAACGGGCCATCGCTGACTCGTACCATCTCGCCTGGCTCAAACAACGTTTTAGGACGCGGTTTATCACCAACCTGCTGCAGGCGGTTCATAATCGCATCAACTTCTTTATCGCTGATTGGTGCAGGACGGTCAGAAGTACCGCCGATGAATCCCATTACGCGCGGAACGCTACGCACTAAGTGCCAGCTCGCGTCGTTCATAACCATCTGGACCAGAACATAGCCCGGGAAGAATTTACGCTCGCTTTTGCGACGTTGGCCACCACGAATTTCGACGACTTCTTCAGTCGGAACCATGACTTCACCAAACAACTCTTCCATGTTGTGCAATTTGATATGCTCACGCAGCGATGTTGCTACGCGGCCTTCAAAACCGGAAAACGCCTGAACGACGTACCAGCGCATTTTAGGGGCTTCAGACATCTCAGAACCTCAGGCCAGTAATAAAAGAAACCAGGCGGACAAGAATACCATCCAGCCCCCACAAAATCAGTGACATTACAGCGGTAACTGCTGCCACGATTAAGGTGGTGTGTAAAGTTTCCTGGCGAGTTGGCCAAATCACTTTACGAACTTCGGTTCTCGCTTCGCGGGCGAAAGCAACAGTCGCTTTGCCTTTCGTCGTTAACAGCGCGACACCACCCGCTGCAGCAATCAGAACAACCACTGCCAGGGCACGCAGAGGCAGAGATACATCACGATAAATGTAGTTGCCCACGATCGCCACAATCAGCAGAGCAGCAACTGCCAGCCATTTCATCGCTTCCAGGCCGCGCCCGCTTCCTTGAGCTTCGGTATTCGCACTCATAAACCAACCCGTCACAGTAATTCAGACAAACATTTTTGCCCCGCATATGCGAGGCAAAACCAAACCGAATGGCAATTTTTCAGGCACTATTCGGTATAACGCCTTCTTCAGAGCCTGTCTCAGCAATGATTATGAGTAAAAAATCACTGATGAGCCAGGTTCTGGGCAGAGAGCGTACAAAAAGGGCATCAAATGATGCCCTTTTCTTGCGCGTTGCGTCAAATGTTATCAGCGATTAAGCGATAACTTTAGCAACAACACCAGCGCCTACAGTACGGCCGCCTTCACGGATTGCGAAACGCAGGCCGTCGTCCATTGCGATTGGGTGGATCAGGGTAACAACCATCTGAATGTTGTCGCCCGGCATGACCATCTCAACGCCTTCTGGCAGTTCGATGGTACCAGTCACGTCAGTTGTACGGAAGTAGAACTGTGGACGGTAGCCTTTGAAGAACGGAGTATGACGGCCGCCTTCATCTTTGGACAGGATATAAACTTCTGACTCGAACTGAGTGTGCGGCTTGATAGAGCCTGGCTTAGCCAGAACCTGACCACGTTCGATATCTTCACGCTTAATACCACGCAGCAGAACACCAACGTTCTCGCCAGCACGGCCTTCGTCCAGCAGTTTGCGGAACATTTCAACGCCAGTACAGGTAGATTTCACGGTATCTTTGATACCAACGATTTCTACTTCTTCGCCCACTTTAACGATACCACGCTCTACACGACCGGTAACAACAGTACCACGGCCGGAGATGGAGAATACGTCTTCGATTGGCAGCAGGAATGGCTTGTCGATAGCACGCTCTGGTTCTGGGATGTAGTTATCCAGGTGGCCAGCCAGCTCGATGATTTTAGCTTCCCACTCTGCTTCGCCTTCCAGCGCTTTCAGCGCTGAACCACGTACAACTGGGATATCGTCGCCCGGGAAGTCATAAGCAGACAGAAGTTCACGAACTTCCATTTCTACCAGTTCCAGCAGCTCTTCGTCATCAACCATGTCACATTTGTTCATGAACACGATCATGAATGGAACGCCAACCTGGCGACCCAGCAGGATGTGCTCGCGGGTCTGTGGCATTGGGCCATCAGTCGCAGCAACAACCAGGATAGCACCGTCCATCTGAGCAGCACCGGTGATCATGTTTTTGACGTAGTCGGCGTGCCCTGGGCAGTCAACGTGCGCGTAGTGGCGAGTCGGGGTGTCATATTCAACGTGGGAAGTGTTGATGGTGATACCACGAGCTTTTTCTTCTGGTGCGTTATCGATCTGGTCGAATGCACGAGCAGAACCGCCGTAGGTTTTAGCCAGAACGGTAGTGATTGCTGCAGTCAGAGTGGTTTTACCATGGTCAACGTGGCCGATAGTACCGACGTTGACGTGCGGTTTTGTACGTTCAAATTTTTCTTTAGACATCGATTGTCCCTCTAAGACACGGATAAATCGGTGATATCACCACATCAACCAGGCTAAAGCCTGAATTTGTTGAATTCATTAACAGAAGAGAAACAGGGAGGATAAAGGAGGTGGTGCTGATAGGCAGATTCGAACTGCCGACCTCACCCTTACCAAGGGTGCGCTCTACCAACTGAGCTATATCAGCACATCTGGAGCGGGCAGTGGGAATCGAACCCACATCATCAGCTTGGAAGGCTGAGGTAATAGCCATTATACGATGCCCGCACTCTGGAACTCGGCTACCTGCTTGAATTCTGTATTGACCTGAGAAGAAGCTTCTCAGTATTCGAGTCGACTAGTTGGATCTCGTCGCCTCGGGCTACGCATAGCGCGGCCTGAAAATGGTGGTGGGGGAAGGATTCGAACCTTCGAAGTCGATGACGGCAGATTTACAGTCTGCTCCCTTTGGCCGCTCGGGAACCCCACCAAGCACTTGATGGTGCCGACTACCGGAATCGAACTGGTGACCTACTGATTACAAGTCAGTTGCTCTACCTACTGAGCTAAGTCGGCATCAAGTAGCGCGCATTCTAGGAACACCGGCTCCGTGATGCAACAAAAAAATTAAAGAAAATGCACTACCGCTTATATTTTGCGCGATAGCTCGTAAAAATGGTGGATTAATCAGCGTTTCGGTGTGATTTTTGTACGCAGAATCCAGCAGGGTGACCCTCAACTTACCGCACAGTTGTACCTGCACCGTGCAAAATGTCCTTTTTTAATGCCCTACGGTTACGCAAGTATCCTTTCATATGCATTGAAAGGGTAGTTATAGCGACTTCTGCGGCTTTGGATCACTTCTTACCTTTATGGATGTGTCCATATAAGGGGAAACCAATGGACTAAATCGCGCATCATCGATGGGTTATTGTGTGTAGATGTCCAGGCAAGTATGTCTGCCGAAGCATTCTATCGTTAATAAGGCATACAGATACCAGAGAGAGTTACCGGATTACATCTGTTCGCCGAATAGCGAGTTAAGGGTCCCGACCCAGGCGAGGTTTTCCTCTGAAAGCATCACCGCTATGTTTTTTTCTTATTATTATCCCCCATCTGGTGTTACCCTCCTGCCCATTGTGAAAAGATATATACGTTGCACGCCTTTGATTACCTGAGATGAGTCTCCTTTTCTCAGTCCGCGTACTACGTTCATTTTTGTCCTGAATTACAGGCAGAAGCATGCTTATGAGTAATAAAGAGCAAATGTTGACGACTCCTTATATGCACTTCAACCGCAACCAATGGGCAGCTTTACGCGACTCAGTGCCGATGACCTTGACTGAAGGTGAAATCGCACGGTTGAAAGGTATCAATGAGGACCTCTCTTTAGAGGAAGTGGCAGAAATTTATCTGCCACTTTCGCGTCTATTGAATTTCTATATCAGTTCGAACCTACGCCGCCAGGCAGTACTTGAGCAATTTCTCGGTACGAATGGGCAGCGTATTCCGTATGTTATTAGTATCGCGGGGAGTGTTGCGGTAGGTAAAAGCACCACAGCCCGTGTGTTACAAGCCTTGCTTAGTCGCTGGCCTGAGCATCGTCGCGTAGAGTTAATTACGACTGATGGGTTTCTGCATCCGAATAAAGTGTTGAAAGAACGCAATCTGATGAAGAAAAAGGGATTCCCGCAATCCTATGATATGCATCGTTTGGTGAAATTCGTTTCTGATATTAAATCAGGCGCGCCGAATGTGACCGCCCCAGTTTACTCTCATCTTATTTATGATGTCATTCCCGATGGGGATAAAACAGTTGCTCAGCCTGATATTTTAATTCTTGAAGGATTGAATGTTTTACAGAGCGGCATGGATTACCCACACGATCCGCATCATGTGTTTGTTTCAGACTTTGTCGACTTCTCTATATATGTCGATGCACCTGAAGATCTACTCCAGGATTGGTATATCACTCGCTTCCTGAAATTCCGTGAAGGTGCTTTTACCGACCCAGACTCTTATTTCCACAGCTACGCCAAGCTTTCAGAAGATGAAGCTGTTAACGTCGCATTACAACTCTGGAAAGAGATCAACTGGCGGAATTTAAAAGAAAATATCATGCCTACGCGTGAGCGCGCTAGCTTGATCATGACGAAAAGCTCGAATCATGAAGTCGAGTGTGTTCGACTGAGAAAATAAAAAATGGGGGTCGCCCCCCATTTTTTTAATTAACGCCGCGCAGTGATATTTCACCACCGACCCAAGGTTTAATTACACCATCCTGCTCTAATAGCAATCCACCCTGTTCGTTAATTCCTCTGGAAATACCGTGAATTTCTCTGTCACCTATTATTAACTTCACCTGACGGTTAATAAAGTTATCGAGTGATTCCCAACGAGGAAGAAAAGGAACTAAACCTTCATCTTCAAATAATTGTAATGCCTTACGCAACTCTTTTATTATTTTAATTGCTAATGCATTACGATCTATATTAATTCCAGCTTCCTGGAGATTAATCCAGCTTTGATTAATGACATCCGTTGCCACATTCCGCATTGCAAGGTTAATCCCTGCACCAATAACAATTTGCGCCGCATCACCCGTTTTACCGGTTAACTCAACCAGAATACCAGCCAACTTTCGATCGTTGAGATAGAGATCATTTGGCCATTTCACTCTGACATTTTCTGCACCTAGCTCTTGCAGAACTTCGGCCATAACAATCCCAATAACGAGACTTAAGCCCACCGCAGCTGCTGGCCCTTGTTCAAGTCGCCAGTACATAGACAGGTAAAGATTGGCCCCGAAAGGTGAAAACCATTGGCGCCCGCGACGACCACGGCCCGCCTGCTGGTATTCAGCAATACAAGCATCACCAGATTGGAGTTTGTCTAGCCTTTCAAGTAGATACTGATTAGTAGAGTCAATCACTGGGAGTACTGCAATTGATCCCGTATCAATTTGCGACTTTATCAGCTCTTCATTAAGTAACTGGATAGGGTCTGGCAGGCTGTATCCTTTGCCCGGCACAGTAAAAACATCCACGCCCCAGTCTCTTAGAGTTTGAATATGCTTATTAATAGCAGCTCGGCTCATACCTAGCTGCTCGCCTAAATGTTCGCCAGAATGAAACTCACCATCAGAAAGGATGCTAATCAGCGTTAGAGGAATTTTGTTATCTTTCATGCAATGGTCTCCACAGCGCTAACCTCACCAGATAGCCCGATAAAGCGAACTTCCGGCTCCAGCCACACATTAAATTTTTCTCCAACGCACTGACGAACATAATGCGCGAGATCCACAACGTTTTGGCTGGATGCGCTTTCTTCGTTTATCAATACCAGAGCTTGCTGTTTATGGACTGCGGCACCACCAATCTTGTAGCCTTTCAGTTGGCACTGATCGATTAACCAACCAGCGGCGAGTTTTACGGAACCATCGGTCTGCGGATAATGTGGAATAGCTGAAAAAGTAGACATTAACGTTGCTGCTTGTTCGGCCGTCACCACAGGATTCTTAAAGAAACTCCCTGCATTACCATTAACACGCGGATCGGGCAGCTTTGTCATACGCATGTGGCAAACGGAATTGAACACTTCTTGAGGGGTAACATTCGCGGCATCAAGGCGGGTCAGGTCACCATAAGTTAACACCGGCAGCCATTTTTTCGGTAGACGCAGACCGACGGCAATAATTGCATAGTGACTCTGATACTTGTGCTTAAAAATACTGTCGCGATAACCAAACTGGCACTGTGAATTATCCAGACGATGCATTTCACCACTGAGTAAATCAACACAATCTACGTAATCGCAAACACTCTTAAGCTCAACACCGTACGCACCAATATTTTGAATAGGCGAAGATCCTGCACAGCCCGGAATCAAAGCCAGGTTTTCGAGTCCTGGCATGCCATGCTGCAAGGTATATTCAACCAGCTGATGCCAGTTTTCACCTGCACCAACATGTAAATACCAGGCATCATCTTCCTCGGTAACCTGTATGCCTTTTATGCGGTTGATAATTACGGTGCCAGAATAATCTTCAAGAAAGAGAACGTTACTCCCTTCTCCCAGTAGCAACACCGGCATCTGTGCTGCAACCGCCTCGCTCCAGGCATCTTTTAGCTGCAACAGCGTTTCAGCAATGACAATATGTGAAGCGTTAGCCTGAATACCAAATGTATTGAAAGGCTTAAGAGAGGTGCTCATATCGGTATCTTTCCTGAGTTTAAACCCGGTTAGTTTACCTTATATGCCAGGGGTTGGCTTGTGTGAAGGGAGGCAGGAAGGAGTAATTGCATAAATCGCAGACAGCAAAAAGCCCTGTACGTCAGTACAGGGCTTTCCACTTATTTGGAGCCTGGCAGTTCCCTACTCTCGCATGGGGAGACCCCACACTACCATCGGCGCTACGGCGTTTCACTTCTGAGTTCGGCATGGGGTCAGGTGGGACCACCGCGCTGTTGCCGCCAGGCATATTCTGTTTCATCAACCGTTATGTTATCCACATAACCATCGACTTAAAATCTCGGTTCAAGCTGAAAATCAAATGCTTAGTCTCTCAACCAAAACACCTTCGGTGTTGTAAGGTTAAGCCTCACGGATCATTAGTACTGGTTAGCTCAACGTATCGCTACGCTTACACACCCAGCCTATCAACGTCGTAGTCTTCAACGTTCCTTCAGGGGAATCAAGTTCCCAGGGAGAATTCATCTCGGGGCAAGTTTCGCGCTTAGATGCTTTCAGCGCTTATCTTTTCCGCATTTAGCTACCGGGCAATGCCATTGGCATGACAACCCGAACACCAGTGATGCGTCCACTCCGGTCCTCTCGTACTAGGAGCAGCCCCCCTCAATTCTCCAGCGCCCACGGCAGATAGGGACCGAACTGTCTCACGACGTTCTAAACCCAGCTCGCGTACCACTTTAAATGGCGAACAGCCATACCCTTGGGACCTACTTCAGCCCCAGGATGTGATGAGCCGACATCGAGGTGCCAAACACCGCCGTCGATATGAACTCTTGGGCGGTATCAGCCTGTTATCCCCGGAGTACCTTTTATCCGTTGAGCGATGGCCCTTCCATTCAGAACCACCGGATCACTAAGACCTGCTTTCGCACCTGCTCGAGCCGTCACTCTCGCAGTCAAGCTAGCTTATGCCTTTGCACTAACCTCACGATGTCCGACCGTGATTAGCTAACCTTCGTGCTCCTCCGTTACGCTTTAGGAGGAGACCGCCCCAGTCAAACTACCCACCAGACACTGTCCGCAACCCGGATCACGGGTCTACGTTAGAACATCAAACATTAAAGGGTGGTATTTCAAGGTTGGCTCCATGCAGACTGGCGTCCACACTTCAAAGCCTCCCACCTATCCTACACATCAAGGCTCAATGTTCAGTGTCAAGCTATAGTAAAGGTTCACGGGGTCTTTCCGTCTTGCCGCGGGTACACTGCATCTTCACAGCGATTTCAATTTCACTGAGTCTCGGGTGGAGACAGCCTGGCCATCATTACGCCATTCGTGCAGGTCGGAACTTACCCGACAAGGAATTTCGCTACCTTAGGACCGTTATAGTTACGGCCGCCGTTTACCGGGGCTTCGATCAAGAGCTTCAGCTTGCGCTTAACCCCATCAATTAACCTTCCGGCACCGGGCAGGCGTCACACCGTATACGTCCACTTTCGTGTTTGCACAGTGCTGTGTTTTTAATAAACAGTTGCAGCCAGCTGGTATCTTCGACTGCCTTCAGCTCCATCCGCGAGGGACTTCACCTACCGACAGCGTGCCTTCTCCCGAAGTTACGGCACCATTTTGCCTAGTTCCTTCACCCGAGTTCTCTCAAGCGCCTTGGTATTCTCTACCTGACCACCTGTGTCGGTTTGGGGTACGATTCGTTGTTACCTGATGCTTAGAGGCTTTTCCTGGAAGTGCGGCATTTGTTACTTCAGCACCGTAGTGCCTCGTCATCACACCTCAGCGTTAGATAAGAGTCCGGATTTACCTAAACTCTCCGCCTACATGCTTAAACCGGGACAACCGTCGCCCGGCTAACATAGCCCTCTCCGTCCCCCCTTCGCAGTAACACCGAGTACAGGAATATTAACCTGTTTCCCATCGACTACGCCTTTCGGCCTCGCCTTAGGGGTCGACTCACCCTGCCCCGATTAACGTTGGACAGGAACCCTTGGTCTTCCGGCGAGCGGGTTTTTCACCCGCTTTATCGTTACTTATGTCAGCATTCGCACTTCTGATACCTCCACCAGACCTCACAGTCCAGCTTCAACGGCTTACAGAACGCTCCCCTACCCAACAACGCCTAAGCGTCGCTGCCGCAGCTTCGGTGCATGGTTTAGCCCCGTTACATCTTCCGCGCAGGCCGACTCGACCAGTGAGCTATTACGCTTTCTTTAAATGATGGCTGCTTCTAAGCCAACATCCTGGCTGTCTGTGCCTTCCCACATCGTTTCCCACTTAACCATGACTTTGGGACCTTAGCTGGCGGTCTGGGTTGTTTCCCTCTTCACGACGGACGTTAGCACCCGCCGTGTGTCTCCCGTGATAACATTCTTCGGTATTCGTAGTTTGCATCGGGTTGGTAAGCCGGGATGGCCCCCTAGCCGAAACAGTGCTCTACCCCCGAAGATGAGTTCACGAGGCGCTACCTAAATAGCTTTCGGGGAGAACCAGCTATCTCCCGGTTTGATTGGCCTTTCACCCCCAGCCACAAGTCATCCGCTAATTTTTCAACATTAGTCGGTTCGGTCCTCCAGTTAGTGTTACCCAACCTTCAACCTGCCCATGGCTAGATCACCGGGTTTCGGGTCTATACCCTGCAACTTAACGCCCAGTTAAGACTCGGTTTCCCTGCGGCTCCCCTATACGGTTAACCTTGCTACAGAATATAAGTCGCTGACCCATTATACAAAAGGTACGCAGTCACCCCATAAAAGAGGCTCCCACTGCTTGTACGTACACGGTTTCAGGTTCTGTTTCACTCCCCTCGCCGGGGTTCTTTTCGCCTTTCCCTCACGGTACTGGTTCACTATCGGTCAGTCAGGAGTATTTAGCCTTGGAGGATGGTCCCCCCATATTCAGACAGGATACCACGTGTCCCGCCCTACTCTTCGAGTTCACAGTATGTGTATTTTTGTGTACGGGAGTATCACCCTGTACCCTGCGACTTTCCAGACGCTTCCACTAATACACAAACTGATTCAGACTCTGGGCTGCTCCCCGTTCGCTCGCCGCTACTGGGGGAATCTCGGTTGATTTCTTTTCCTCGGGGTACTTAGATGTTTCAGTTCCCCCGGTTCGCTTCGTTAAGCTATGTATTCACTTAACGATAGTGCAACGAATTGCACTGGGTTTCCCCATTCGGAAATCGTCGGTTATAACGGTTCATATCACCTTACCGACGCTTATCGCAGATTAGCACGTCCTTCATCGCCTCTGACTGCCAGGGCATCCACCGTGTACGCTTAGTCGCTTAACCTCACAACCCGAAGATGTCTCGTGAGACACAATCGATGTTGTGAAAATTTGAGAGACTCGAACACACCGCATTTTCCTTTCTTATTACGGAGAAAGGAAACAGTGTGTCGTTTCAATTTTCAGCTTGTTCCGGATTTTTAAAGAGCAATATCTCAAACGTGACTCGAAAGTCAGTTTTGAGATATGTGTGATAATGTCTTTCACATCATTATCTTAAGATGGCGTCCCCAAGGGGATTCGAACCCCTGTTACAGCCGTGAAAGGGCAGTGTCCTGGGCCTCTAGACGATGGGGACACGATATCCCGTTGAAGGGATCGCTTGCTCATTTACTTCTATCAGACAATCTGTGTGAGCACTACGCGGGTTTGTATCTATTAGGTAAGGAGGTGATCCAACCGCAGGTTCCCCTACGGTTACCTTGTTACGACTTCACCCCAGTCATGAATCACAAAGTGGTAAGCGCCCTCCCGAAGGTTAAGCTACCTACTTCTTTTGCAACCCACTCCCATGGTGTGACGGGCGGTGTGTACAAGGCCCGGGAACGTATTCACCGTAGCATTCTGATCTACGATTACTAGCGATTCCGACTTCACGGAGTCGAGTTGCAGACTCCGATCCGGACTACGACGCACTTTATGAGGTCCGCTTGCTCTCGCGAGGTCGCTTCTCTTTGTATGCGCCATTGTAGCACGTGTGTAGCCCTACTCGTAAGGGCCATGATGACTTGACGTCATCCCCACCTTCCTCCAGTTTATCACTGGCAGTCTCCTTTGAGTTCCCGGCCGAACCGCTGGCAACAAAGGATAAGGGTTGCGCTCGTTGCGGGACTTAACCCAACATTTCACAACACGAGCTGACGACAGCCATGCAGCACCTGTCTCAGAGTTCCCGAAGGCACTAAGCTATCTCTAGCGAATTCTCTGGATGTCAAGAGTAGGTAAGGTTCTTCGCGTTGCATCGAATTAAACCACATGCTCCACCGCTTGTGCGGGCCCCCGTCAATTCATTTGAGTTTTAACCTTGCGGCCGTACTCCCCAGGCGGTCGACTTAACGCGTTAGCTCCGGAAGCCACTCCTCAAGGGAACAACCTCCAAGTCGACATCGTTTACGGCGTGGACTACCAGGGTATCTAATCCTGTTTGCTCCCCACGCTTTCGCACCTGAGCGTCAGTCTTTGTCCAGGGGGCCGC
Coding sequences within:
- the coaA gene encoding type I pantothenate kinase, whose product is MSNKEQMLTTPYMHFNRNQWAALRDSVPMTLTEGEIARLKGINEDLSLEEVAEIYLPLSRLLNFYISSNLRRQAVLEQFLGTNGQRIPYVISIAGSVAVGKSTTARVLQALLSRWPEHRRVELITTDGFLHPNKVLKERNLMKKKGFPQSYDMHRLVKFVSDIKSGAPNVTAPVYSHLIYDVIPDGDKTVAQPDILILEGLNVLQSGMDYPHDPHHVFVSDFVDFSIYVDAPEDLLQDWYITRFLKFREGAFTDPDSYFHSYAKLSEDEAVNVALQLWKEINWRNLKENIMPTRERASLIMTKSSNHEVECVRLRK
- the birA gene encoding bifunctional biotin--[acetyl-CoA-carboxylase] ligase/biotin operon repressor BirA — protein: MKDNKIPLTLISILSDGEFHSGEHLGEQLGMSRAAINKHIQTLRDWGVDVFTVPGKGYSLPDPIQLLNEELIKSQIDTGSIAVLPVIDSTNQYLLERLDKLQSGDACIAEYQQAGRGRRGRQWFSPFGANLYLSMYWRLEQGPAAAVGLSLVIGIVMAEVLQELGAENVRVKWPNDLYLNDRKLAGILVELTGKTGDAAQIVIGAGINLAMRNVATDVINQSWINLQEAGINIDRNALAIKIIKELRKALQLFEDEGLVPFLPRWESLDNFINRQVKLIIGDREIHGISRGINEQGGLLLEQDGVIKPWVGGEISLRGVN
- the murB gene encoding UDP-N-acetylmuramate dehydrogenase, with the protein product MSTSLKPFNTFGIQANASHIVIAETLLQLKDAWSEAVAAQMPVLLLGEGSNVLFLEDYSGTVIINRIKGIQVTEEDDAWYLHVGAGENWHQLVEYTLQHGMPGLENLALIPGCAGSSPIQNIGAYGVELKSVCDYVDCVDLLSGEMHRLDNSQCQFGYRDSIFKHKYQSHYAIIAVGLRLPKKWLPVLTYGDLTRLDAANVTPQEVFNSVCHMRMTKLPDPRVNGNAGSFFKNPVVTAEQAATLMSTFSAIPHYPQTDGSVKLAAGWLIDQCQLKGYKIGGAAVHKQQALVLINEESASSQNVVDLAHYVRQCVGEKFNVWLEPEVRFIGLSGEVSAVETIA
- the nusG gene encoding transcription termination/antitermination protein NusG → MSEAPKMRWYVVQAFSGFEGRVATSLREHIKLHNMEELFGEVMVPTEEVVEIRGGQRRKSERKFFPGYVLVQMVMNDASWHLVRSVPRVMGFIGGTSDRPAPISDKEVDAIMNRLQQVGDKPRPKTLFEPGEMVRVSDGPFADFNGVVEEVDYEKSRLKVSVSIFGRATPVELDFAQVEKA
- the tuf gene encoding elongation factor Tu, yielding MSKEKFERTKPHVNVGTIGHVDHGKTTLTAAITTVLAKTYGGSARAFDQIDNAPEEKARGITINTSHVEYDTPTRHYAHVDCPGHADYVKNMITGAAQMDGAILVVAATDGPMPQTREHILLGRQVGVPFMIVFMNKCDMVDDEELLELVEMEVRELLSAYDFPGDDIPVVRGSALKALEGEAEWEAKIIELAGHLDNYIPEPERAIDKPFLLPIEDVFSISGRGTVVTGRVERGIVKVGEEVEIVGIKDTVKSTCTGVEMFRKLLDEGRAGENVGVLLRGIKREDIERGQVLAKPGSIKPHTQFESEVYILSKDEGGRHTPFFKGYRPQFYFRTTDVTGTIELPEGVEMVMPGDNIQMVVTLIHPIAMDDGLRFAIREGGRTVGAGVVAKVIA
- the rplK gene encoding 50S ribosomal protein L11 → MAKKVQAYVKLQVAAGMANPSPPVGPALGQQGVNIMEFCKAFNAKTESLEKGLPIPVVITVYADRSFTFVTKTPPAAVLLKKAAGIKSGSGKPNKDKVGKVTRAQVREIAETKAADMTGSDVEAMTRSIEGTARSMGLVVED
- the secE gene encoding preprotein translocase subunit SecE, with amino-acid sequence MSANTEAQGSGRGLEAMKWLAVAALLIVAIVGNYIYRDVSLPLRALAVVVLIAAAGGVALLTTKGKATVAFAREARTEVRKVIWPTRQETLHTTLIVAAVTAVMSLILWGLDGILVRLVSFITGLRF